A single region of the Salvelinus sp. IW2-2015 linkage group LG20, ASM291031v2, whole genome shotgun sequence genome encodes:
- the LOC139029475 gene encoding uncharacterized protein, with protein MKAAWSKVEESYPHITPIGCAAHALNLLLKDIMALKTMDTLYKRAKEMVRYVKGHQVIAAIYLTKQSEKNKSTTLKLPSNTCWGGVVIMFDSRLEEKGSLQEMAISQSADMDSPIKRILLDDVFWERVVSSLKLLKPIAVAIARIEGDNAILFDVQTLLADVREEIRTALPTSLLLQAEETAVLKYIKKCEDFCLKPIHAAAYMLDPKYAGKSILSGAEINKAYGVITTVSHHLGLDEGKVLGSLATYTSKQGLWDGDAIWQSCQYISSATWWKGLCGSEALSHVASIILQIPPPSGAPERNWSLFGKTHTKARNRLPNTRVEKLVAIRANLRLFESDNEPSSTKLESDSEDEALESDVQEVDIEEVQGEDMEA; from the coding sequence atgaaggccgcttggtctaaagtggaggagtcctaccctcacatcacacccattggctgtgctgctcatgcattgaatctgctcctcaaggacatcatggcactgaaaacaatggatacactctacaagagagccaaggaaatggttaggtatgtgaagggtcatcaagttatagcagcaatctacctcaccaagcaaagtgagaagaataagagcaccacattgaagctgcccagcaacacctgttggggtggtgttgtcatcatgtttgacagtcgaCTGGAGGAGAAGgggtctctccaagaaatggccatatcacagtctgccgatatggacagccccatcaagaggatcctcctggatgatgtattttgggagagagtggtaagcagcctgaaactcctgaaacctatagcagtagccattgcacggattgagggcgacaatgccatcctgtttgatgttcagactctgcttgcagatgtaagagaagaaatccgtactgccctgcccacttcactgttgctccaagcagaggaaactgcagttctgaaatacatcaaaaagtgtgaagacttctgcctgaagcccatacacgccgcagcgtacatgttggaccccaagtatgctggcaagagcatcctgtctggtgcagagatcaacaaggcctatggtgtcatcactaccgtgtctcaccaccttggcctggatgagggcaaggttcttggcagtctggcgacgtacacttccaagcaagggctttgggatggagatgcaatatggcagtcgtgccaatatatctcatcagccacctggtggaagggactttgtggatctgaggctctttcccatgttgcctccatcatcctccaaatcccaccaccATCAGGCGCgccagagcgcaactggtccttgtttgggaagacacacaccaaagcacgcaacaggctgcccaatacaagggttgaaaaattggtggccatccgagcaaatttgaggctttttgagtctgacaatgagccatcctcaacaaagttggaaagtgacagtgaagatgaggccttagagtctgatgttcaagaggtggacattgaggaggtccagggagaagacatggaagcctga